One stretch of Cygnus olor isolate bCygOlo1 chromosome 1, bCygOlo1.pri.v2, whole genome shotgun sequence DNA includes these proteins:
- the SUV39H2 gene encoding histone-lysine N-methyltransferase SUV39H2 isoform X3, translated as MAGPDPRLAPAAPSKMEGWPGAWYVPCLASLETLQELCRKENLRCKSIGITNRSLKSYEVEYLCDYKVEEGTEYYLVKWKGWPESSNTWEPQKNLKCPLLLQNFLSDKNEYLSRVKEGKALKVRNHVKALKPAVADYIVRKAKQRIALRRWKEELNRKKNHRGMILVENTVDLEGPPLDFYYINEYKPAPGINVINGITTGCECSDCPAEKCCPKEAGFILAYNKKKKLKIQPGLPIYECNSFCRCGPNCPNRIVQKGTQYSLCIFRTNNGRGWGVKTLQKIKTNSFVMEYVGEVITSEEAERRGQLYDNQGNTYLFDLDYDSDEFTVDAARYGNVSHFVNHSCDPNLQVFNVFIDNLDLRLPRIALFSTRTIKAGEELTFDYQMKGSIDLSSDSADGLSPSRKRIRTVCKCGAVCCRGYLN; from the exons ATGGCGGGCCCCGACCCGCGCCTGGCGCCTGCGGCCCCCTCCAAGATGGAGGGCTGGCCAGGAG CCTGGTATGTGCCATGTCTAGCTTCACTTGAGACCCTCCAAGAATTATGTAGGAAGGAAAATCTCAGATGTAAATCCATTGGAATCACCAACAGGAGTCTAAAGAGTTATGAGGTGGAATATTTGTGTGACTACAAGGTAGAAGAG GGCACAGAATACTATCTTGTGAAATGGAAAGGATGGCCAGAGTCTTCAAATACTTGGGAGCCtcagaaaaatctgaagtgtCCGTTGCTTCTTCAAAACTTTCTTAGTGACAAGAACGAATACTTATCTCGAGTGAAAGAAGGCAAAGCACTGAAAGTGAGAAACCATGTTAAAGCCTTGAAACCTGCGGTCGCAGATTACATTGTAAGGAAGGCTAAGCAAAGAATAGCTCTGCGGAGATGGAAAGAAGAActcaacaggaaaaagaatcatAGAGGAATGATTCTCGTAGAAAACACTGTGGATCTCGAAGGTCCTCCTTTAGACTTCTACTACATTAACGAGTATAAACCTGCTCCGGGAATAAATGTAATCAATGGAATAACGACTGGCTGTGAATGCTCAGACTGCCCTGCTGAGAAGTGCTGTCCAAAGGAGGCTGGCTTTATTTTGgcttataataaaaaaaagaagctgaaaatccAGCCTGGCTTGCCCATCTATGAATGCAACTCGTTTTGTAGGTGCGGTCCCAACTGCCCTAATAGGATAGTACAGAAGGGCACGCAGTATTCTCTTTGCATCTTCCGAACTAACAACGGACGAGGCTGGGGAGTAAAAACCctccagaaaattaaaaccaacaGTTTCGTGATGGAGTATGTCGGAGAG gTGATTACAAGTGAGGAAGCAGAGAGACGGGGCCAGCTCTATGACAACCAGGGCAATACGTACTTGTTTGATTTGGACTATGACTCAGATGAATTTACAGTGGATGCGGCTCGCTATGGAAATGTGTCCCACTTTGTGAATCACAGC tgtgATCCAAATCTCCAAGTCTTCAACGTGTTCATCGACAACCTCGACCTGCGTCTTCCTCGAATAGCGCTGTTTTCCACGAGAACCATcaaggctggagaagagctcACCTTCGACTACCAGATGAAAG GTTCGATAGATCTGTCTTCAGACTCTGCAGATGGTCTCAGCCCCTCCAGAAAGAGGATCAGAACAGTGTGTAAATGTGGAGCTGTGTGTTGCAGAGGTTATCTCAACTGA
- the SUV39H2 gene encoding histone-lysine N-methyltransferase SUV39H2 isoform X1, translating into MAGPDPRLAPAAPSKMEGWPGGEAAGHQTPRFPSASLRAWYVPCLASLETLQELCRKENLRCKSIGITNRSLKSYEVEYLCDYKVEEGTEYYLVKWKGWPESSNTWEPQKNLKCPLLLQNFLSDKNEYLSRVKEGKALKVRNHVKALKPAVADYIVRKAKQRIALRRWKEELNRKKNHRGMILVENTVDLEGPPLDFYYINEYKPAPGINVINGITTGCECSDCPAEKCCPKEAGFILAYNKKKKLKIQPGLPIYECNSFCRCGPNCPNRIVQKGTQYSLCIFRTNNGRGWGVKTLQKIKTNSFVMEYVGEVITSEEAERRGQLYDNQGNTYLFDLDYDSDEFTVDAARYGNVSHFVNHSCDPNLQVFNVFIDNLDLRLPRIALFSTRTIKAGEELTFDYQMKGSIDLSSDSADGLSPSRKRIRTVCKCGAVCCRGYLN; encoded by the exons ATGGCGGGCCCCGACCCGCGCCTGGCGCCTGCGGCCCCCTCCAAGATGGAGGGCTGGCCAGGAGGTGAGGCCGCCGGACACCAAACCCCTCGCTTCCCCTCCGCCTCGCTgaggg CCTGGTATGTGCCATGTCTAGCTTCACTTGAGACCCTCCAAGAATTATGTAGGAAGGAAAATCTCAGATGTAAATCCATTGGAATCACCAACAGGAGTCTAAAGAGTTATGAGGTGGAATATTTGTGTGACTACAAGGTAGAAGAG GGCACAGAATACTATCTTGTGAAATGGAAAGGATGGCCAGAGTCTTCAAATACTTGGGAGCCtcagaaaaatctgaagtgtCCGTTGCTTCTTCAAAACTTTCTTAGTGACAAGAACGAATACTTATCTCGAGTGAAAGAAGGCAAAGCACTGAAAGTGAGAAACCATGTTAAAGCCTTGAAACCTGCGGTCGCAGATTACATTGTAAGGAAGGCTAAGCAAAGAATAGCTCTGCGGAGATGGAAAGAAGAActcaacaggaaaaagaatcatAGAGGAATGATTCTCGTAGAAAACACTGTGGATCTCGAAGGTCCTCCTTTAGACTTCTACTACATTAACGAGTATAAACCTGCTCCGGGAATAAATGTAATCAATGGAATAACGACTGGCTGTGAATGCTCAGACTGCCCTGCTGAGAAGTGCTGTCCAAAGGAGGCTGGCTTTATTTTGgcttataataaaaaaaagaagctgaaaatccAGCCTGGCTTGCCCATCTATGAATGCAACTCGTTTTGTAGGTGCGGTCCCAACTGCCCTAATAGGATAGTACAGAAGGGCACGCAGTATTCTCTTTGCATCTTCCGAACTAACAACGGACGAGGCTGGGGAGTAAAAACCctccagaaaattaaaaccaacaGTTTCGTGATGGAGTATGTCGGAGAG gTGATTACAAGTGAGGAAGCAGAGAGACGGGGCCAGCTCTATGACAACCAGGGCAATACGTACTTGTTTGATTTGGACTATGACTCAGATGAATTTACAGTGGATGCGGCTCGCTATGGAAATGTGTCCCACTTTGTGAATCACAGC tgtgATCCAAATCTCCAAGTCTTCAACGTGTTCATCGACAACCTCGACCTGCGTCTTCCTCGAATAGCGCTGTTTTCCACGAGAACCATcaaggctggagaagagctcACCTTCGACTACCAGATGAAAG GTTCGATAGATCTGTCTTCAGACTCTGCAGATGGTCTCAGCCCCTCCAGAAAGAGGATCAGAACAGTGTGTAAATGTGGAGCTGTGTGTTGCAGAGGTTATCTCAACTGA
- the HSPA14 gene encoding heat shock 70 kDa protein 14 isoform X1: MAAIGVHLGASSACAAVYKDGRADVVANDAGDRVTPAVVAFTESEEVVGLAAKQSRIRNVSNTVVKVKQILGRSSGDPQAQKYITESKCSIVEKNGKLQYEIDNKLINPEDVAKLIFSKMKETAQSALGSDVNDVVITVPFDFGENQKNALGEAAAAAGFNVLRLIHEPSAALLAYGIGQDSPTGKSNVLVYKLGGTSLSITVVEVNSGIYRVLATNTDDSIGGVCFTEALAQHLASEFQRSCKHDIRGNPRAMMKLMNSADVAKHSLSTLGSANCFVDSLYDGLDFDCNVSRARFELICSSLFSKCVEAIKKLLQQVGFTADDINKVVLCGGSARIPKLQQLIKDIFPNVELLSSIPPDEVIPIGAAIEAGILLGKENPSLEEEAFFIECSAKDILYKGVDESGADKFTVLFPSGTPLPARRQHTLHAPGNTSSVCLELYESLGKSPMNEENKFAQIVLQDLDKKEDGLHDILTVLTMKRDGSLHVTCTDQDTGKCEVITVEVAS; this comes from the exons ATGGCGGCCATCGGCGTGCACCTGGGGGCGTCCTCTGCGTGCGCGGCCGTGTACAAG GACGGCCGCGCGGACGTGGTGGCCAACGACGCCGGGGACCGGGTGACCCCTGCTGTCGTGGCTTTCACGGAGAGCGAGGAG GTCGTCGGCTTGGCGGCGAAGCAGAGCAGGATAAGGAATGTTTCCAACACCGTGGTGAAAGTAAAGCAGATTCTGGGGCGAAG CTCTGGTGACCCACAAGCACAGAAGTAcattacagaaagcaaatgttcA ATAGTTGAGAAGAATGGAAAACTTCAATATGAGATAGATAATAAGCTTATTAATCCAGAAGATGTGGCAAAgctaattttcagtaaaatgaaag AAACTGCTCAGTCTGCGTTGGGTTCAGATGTAAATGACGTTGTTATCACCGTACCATTTGATTttggagagaatcagaaaaatgcCCTTGG ggaagcagctgcagctgctggatttAATGTTCTGAGATTAATTCACGAACCatctgcagctctcctggccTACGGAATTGGCCAAGATTCACCCACTGGGAAAAG CAACGTGTTGGTTTATAAACTTGGTGGCACGTCGCTTTCTATCACGGTCGTAGAAGTAAACAGCGGAATATACCGCGTGCTTGCTACAAACACAGACGACAGCATCGGCGGAGTGTGCTTCACAGAAGCTCTAGCACAACACTTAGCATCTGAATTCCAGAG gTCTTGTAAGCATGATATTAGAGGAAATCCCAGGGCTATGATGAAGCTAATGAACAGCGCTGACGTTGCAAAGCACTCGTTATCAACCTTGGGAAGTGCAAACTGTTTTGTAGATTCACTGTATGATGGATTGGATTTTGATTGTAATGTGTCCAG GGCCAGGTTTGAACTTATCTGTTCCTCACTTTTTAGTAAGTGTGtagaagcaattaaaaagcTCCTGCAGCAAGTTGGATTTACAGCAGATGATATTAATAAG GTAGTTCTGTGTGGTGGGTCTGCTCGAATCCCAAAGCTACAGCAGCTGATCAAAGACATTTTCCCAAATGTGGAACTCCTGAGTTCAATTCCTCCCGATGAAGTTATTCCTATTGGTGCAGCAATAGAGGCAGGAATTCTGCTAGGGAAAGAGAATCCATCATTAGAAGAAGAAGCATTCTTTATTGAGTGTTCTGCCAAAGATATTCTTTATAAG ggagTAGACGAGTCAGGGGCTGACAAATTCACAGTGCTATTTCCATCAGGGACACCATTACCAGCTCGAAGGCAGCATACCCTGCATGCTCCTGGAAACACGTCTTCTGTATGCCTTGAACTATACGAGTCATTAGGGAAAAGTCCtatgaatgaagaaaacaaatttgcaCAG attGTACTCCAGGATTTAGATAAAAAGGAGGATGGCCTACATGATATATTAACTGTTCTCACTATGAAAAG ggatGGATCTTTGCATGTTACCTGCACAGATCAAGATACTGGAAAGTGTGAAGTCATCACTGTTGAAGTGGCTTCATAG
- the HSPA14 gene encoding heat shock 70 kDa protein 14 isoform X2, translating to MAAIGVHLGASSACAAVYKDGRADVVANDAGDRVTPAVVAFTESEEVVGLAAKQSRIRNVSNTVVKVKQILGRSSGDPQAQKYITESKCSIVEKNGKLQYEIDNKLINPEDVAKLIFSKMKETAQSALGSDVNDVVITVPFDFGENQKNALGEAAAAAGFNVLRLIHEPSAALLAYGIGQDSPTGKSNVLVYKLGGTSLSITVVEVNSGIYRVLATNTDDSIGGVCFTEALAQHLASEFQRSCKHDIRGNPRAMMKLMNSADVAKHSLSTLGSANCFVDSLYDGLDFDCNVSRARFELICSSLFSKCVEAIKKLLQQVGFTADDINKVVLCGGSARIPKLQQLIKDIFPNVELLSSIPPDEVIPIGAAIEAGILLGKENPSLEEEAFFIECSAKDILYKGHHYQLEGSIPCMLLETRLLYALNYTSH from the exons ATGGCGGCCATCGGCGTGCACCTGGGGGCGTCCTCTGCGTGCGCGGCCGTGTACAAG GACGGCCGCGCGGACGTGGTGGCCAACGACGCCGGGGACCGGGTGACCCCTGCTGTCGTGGCTTTCACGGAGAGCGAGGAG GTCGTCGGCTTGGCGGCGAAGCAGAGCAGGATAAGGAATGTTTCCAACACCGTGGTGAAAGTAAAGCAGATTCTGGGGCGAAG CTCTGGTGACCCACAAGCACAGAAGTAcattacagaaagcaaatgttcA ATAGTTGAGAAGAATGGAAAACTTCAATATGAGATAGATAATAAGCTTATTAATCCAGAAGATGTGGCAAAgctaattttcagtaaaatgaaag AAACTGCTCAGTCTGCGTTGGGTTCAGATGTAAATGACGTTGTTATCACCGTACCATTTGATTttggagagaatcagaaaaatgcCCTTGG ggaagcagctgcagctgctggatttAATGTTCTGAGATTAATTCACGAACCatctgcagctctcctggccTACGGAATTGGCCAAGATTCACCCACTGGGAAAAG CAACGTGTTGGTTTATAAACTTGGTGGCACGTCGCTTTCTATCACGGTCGTAGAAGTAAACAGCGGAATATACCGCGTGCTTGCTACAAACACAGACGACAGCATCGGCGGAGTGTGCTTCACAGAAGCTCTAGCACAACACTTAGCATCTGAATTCCAGAG gTCTTGTAAGCATGATATTAGAGGAAATCCCAGGGCTATGATGAAGCTAATGAACAGCGCTGACGTTGCAAAGCACTCGTTATCAACCTTGGGAAGTGCAAACTGTTTTGTAGATTCACTGTATGATGGATTGGATTTTGATTGTAATGTGTCCAG GGCCAGGTTTGAACTTATCTGTTCCTCACTTTTTAGTAAGTGTGtagaagcaattaaaaagcTCCTGCAGCAAGTTGGATTTACAGCAGATGATATTAATAAG GTAGTTCTGTGTGGTGGGTCTGCTCGAATCCCAAAGCTACAGCAGCTGATCAAAGACATTTTCCCAAATGTGGAACTCCTGAGTTCAATTCCTCCCGATGAAGTTATTCCTATTGGTGCAGCAATAGAGGCAGGAATTCTGCTAGGGAAAGAGAATCCATCATTAGAAGAAGAAGCATTCTTTATTGAGTGTTCTGCCAAAGATATTCTTTATAAG GGACACCATTACCAGCTCGAAGGCAGCATACCCTGCATGCTCCTGGAAACACGTCTTCTGTATGCCTTGAACTATACGAGTCATTAG
- the SUV39H2 gene encoding histone-lysine N-methyltransferase SUV39H2 isoform X2 gives MGCFHRRETLSLGLKALSAPGRVLPQCLPSGALVVPSWYVPCLASLETLQELCRKENLRCKSIGITNRSLKSYEVEYLCDYKVEEGTEYYLVKWKGWPESSNTWEPQKNLKCPLLLQNFLSDKNEYLSRVKEGKALKVRNHVKALKPAVADYIVRKAKQRIALRRWKEELNRKKNHRGMILVENTVDLEGPPLDFYYINEYKPAPGINVINGITTGCECSDCPAEKCCPKEAGFILAYNKKKKLKIQPGLPIYECNSFCRCGPNCPNRIVQKGTQYSLCIFRTNNGRGWGVKTLQKIKTNSFVMEYVGEVITSEEAERRGQLYDNQGNTYLFDLDYDSDEFTVDAARYGNVSHFVNHSCDPNLQVFNVFIDNLDLRLPRIALFSTRTIKAGEELTFDYQMKGSIDLSSDSADGLSPSRKRIRTVCKCGAVCCRGYLN, from the exons ATGGGATGCTTTCACCGTAGGGAAACGCTCTCCCTTGGTCTTAAGGCGCTTTCCGCCCCTGGAAGGGTGTTGCCGCAGTGCCTGCCCTCCGGAGCGTTGGTTGTTCCTT CCTGGTATGTGCCATGTCTAGCTTCACTTGAGACCCTCCAAGAATTATGTAGGAAGGAAAATCTCAGATGTAAATCCATTGGAATCACCAACAGGAGTCTAAAGAGTTATGAGGTGGAATATTTGTGTGACTACAAGGTAGAAGAG GGCACAGAATACTATCTTGTGAAATGGAAAGGATGGCCAGAGTCTTCAAATACTTGGGAGCCtcagaaaaatctgaagtgtCCGTTGCTTCTTCAAAACTTTCTTAGTGACAAGAACGAATACTTATCTCGAGTGAAAGAAGGCAAAGCACTGAAAGTGAGAAACCATGTTAAAGCCTTGAAACCTGCGGTCGCAGATTACATTGTAAGGAAGGCTAAGCAAAGAATAGCTCTGCGGAGATGGAAAGAAGAActcaacaggaaaaagaatcatAGAGGAATGATTCTCGTAGAAAACACTGTGGATCTCGAAGGTCCTCCTTTAGACTTCTACTACATTAACGAGTATAAACCTGCTCCGGGAATAAATGTAATCAATGGAATAACGACTGGCTGTGAATGCTCAGACTGCCCTGCTGAGAAGTGCTGTCCAAAGGAGGCTGGCTTTATTTTGgcttataataaaaaaaagaagctgaaaatccAGCCTGGCTTGCCCATCTATGAATGCAACTCGTTTTGTAGGTGCGGTCCCAACTGCCCTAATAGGATAGTACAGAAGGGCACGCAGTATTCTCTTTGCATCTTCCGAACTAACAACGGACGAGGCTGGGGAGTAAAAACCctccagaaaattaaaaccaacaGTTTCGTGATGGAGTATGTCGGAGAG gTGATTACAAGTGAGGAAGCAGAGAGACGGGGCCAGCTCTATGACAACCAGGGCAATACGTACTTGTTTGATTTGGACTATGACTCAGATGAATTTACAGTGGATGCGGCTCGCTATGGAAATGTGTCCCACTTTGTGAATCACAGC tgtgATCCAAATCTCCAAGTCTTCAACGTGTTCATCGACAACCTCGACCTGCGTCTTCCTCGAATAGCGCTGTTTTCCACGAGAACCATcaaggctggagaagagctcACCTTCGACTACCAGATGAAAG GTTCGATAGATCTGTCTTCAGACTCTGCAGATGGTCTCAGCCCCTCCAGAAAGAGGATCAGAACAGTGTGTAAATGTGGAGCTGTGTGTTGCAGAGGTTATCTCAACTGA